In a genomic window of Pedobacter sp. KBS0701:
- a CDS encoding HAMP domain-containing sensor histidine kinase: MNNTPNLPDTEQQRLQALDSYQIMDSLPEEDFDELTKMASQICGTPIALITLVDSSRQWFKSKLGIDVQQTPREHAFCAYTITDPSGILMVSNAREDQRFAENPLVTGDPNIAFYAGISLQTSEGMQLGSLCVIDTIPRTLDEQQLWSLKVLGKQVIAQMELRKKLLLLSEANRRLAETNQFMQQFATAAAHDIKNPLTTISMSTELLTRHLNHSGDHKGHKLALTSLNSAKTLAKLINDMLDYSIRPEILTAQHESIELGSFLRRTVSMLSIPENVQISYPEAKIEINTSAIALHQIMINLLTNSVRYNDKQTCLIQIDCVIKDDLVNITVCDNGMGIRKEELERIFQRNVTLNTSDRFAQSGTGIGLATVKLLVEKLGGQISVQSTPGTGSAFTFTISSKKTSIKNNSKIVLQ; this comes from the coding sequence TTGAACAATACACCAAACCTTCCCGATACCGAACAGCAAAGATTACAGGCGCTAGATTCTTACCAAATTATGGACAGCCTGCCTGAAGAGGATTTTGATGAACTGACCAAAATGGCTTCTCAGATCTGTGGAACGCCCATTGCGCTGATTACCCTGGTAGACAGCTCGCGCCAGTGGTTTAAAAGTAAGCTGGGCATTGATGTTCAGCAGACCCCCAGAGAACATGCATTCTGCGCATATACCATTACTGATCCATCAGGAATACTAATGGTTAGCAATGCAAGGGAAGATCAGCGATTTGCCGAGAACCCGCTCGTTACGGGTGATCCCAATATTGCGTTCTATGCAGGGATCTCACTGCAAACCTCAGAAGGGATGCAACTCGGTTCGCTGTGCGTGATAGATACTATTCCAAGAACACTGGATGAGCAGCAGCTTTGGTCGCTGAAGGTACTGGGTAAACAGGTAATTGCCCAGATGGAATTAAGAAAGAAACTACTGCTGCTCAGCGAGGCGAACAGGCGTCTTGCTGAGACCAATCAATTTATGCAGCAGTTTGCCACAGCTGCAGCCCACGACATCAAAAACCCATTAACTACCATTTCTATGAGTACGGAGCTTTTGACTCGTCACTTAAACCATAGCGGTGACCATAAAGGGCACAAGCTGGCATTAACCAGCCTAAATAGTGCAAAAACCCTTGCGAAACTGATTAACGACATGCTCGACTATTCCATCAGACCAGAAATTCTGACGGCACAACACGAATCCATTGAACTTGGTAGCTTTCTACGCAGAACGGTATCTATGCTCAGCATTCCAGAAAATGTACAGATCAGCTACCCGGAAGCAAAGATTGAGATCAACACTTCAGCAATCGCGCTCCATCAGATCATGATCAACCTATTAACCAACTCGGTGCGGTATAACGACAAACAGACTTGCCTGATCCAAATAGATTGTGTAATTAAAGACGACCTGGTCAACATTACCGTTTGCGATAACGGGATGGGTATCAGAAAAGAAGAGCTGGAACGTATCTTTCAAAGGAACGTTACCCTAAACACTTCTGACCGCTTCGCCCAAAGCGGAACCGGAATTGGCCTTGCGACGGTAAAACTTTTGGTTGAGAAACTTGGCGGACAAATCAGCGTCCAGTCTACCCCTGGCACAGGCAGCGCCTTTACTTTTACCATCAGCTCAAAAAAAACCAGCATTAAGAACAATTCGAAAATCGTTTTGCAATAA
- a CDS encoding putative sensor domain DACNV-containing protein — translation MIEEKSKTTDLAAHIHAKLNHSRLALATPPLIVLEELFECLFYTSMRTEEGELTKVAVTLIDPANPDPNPPRKIVSERWSCVEFGHHIPLDIRSLTKLSKAADPSGTSLAVYYDQDGKLFIWGMIDQAMHYQSFLNYESESGSEQPGLFQVFIDDIATLKVMFDYELLATLKQNVLVTRYLDVFTIGPVSKIIRKNASAIRAEIKAFLLASHPGEDFADWEGFVDSIWTQTLSRLLLKIQNYHHGGAVLISEDSSAVDIKYELNYKRLLLAIIAYLKQTINNYVTEQMIDQRLASGKQTVTRSLYEQETIALHAKTEVANEIKGSVSFIASQSCVDGVVLFGQDMIARGFGGVIRSKKMPGKIYISSTATATPKSLIAIDPKHFGTRHRSMIAHCWLHTGSLGIVISQDGDIRVFSRIEDRLIMWENIKTQQYQKSGKLKATRN, via the coding sequence ATGATTGAGGAAAAATCAAAAACAACGGACCTTGCAGCGCATATCCATGCCAAGCTGAACCATAGCAGGTTGGCATTGGCCACTCCCCCATTAATTGTTCTTGAAGAACTTTTCGAATGCCTTTTCTACACCTCGATGAGAACCGAAGAGGGCGAGTTGACCAAGGTGGCCGTAACGCTTATCGATCCTGCCAACCCTGATCCCAATCCGCCGCGAAAAATCGTTTCTGAAAGATGGAGCTGCGTGGAATTCGGCCATCACATTCCTCTCGACATCAGGTCTCTGACCAAGCTATCTAAGGCAGCCGACCCGTCTGGAACTTCGCTGGCAGTCTATTATGATCAGGATGGAAAACTCTTTATCTGGGGAATGATCGACCAGGCTATGCACTACCAGAGCTTTCTGAATTATGAATCCGAATCAGGGTCGGAACAACCCGGGCTGTTCCAGGTATTTATAGATGATATTGCCACGCTTAAGGTAATGTTCGATTACGAACTGCTGGCTACCCTAAAACAGAACGTACTGGTTACCCGTTACCTGGATGTATTCACCATTGGACCAGTATCCAAGATCATCAGAAAAAATGCCAGCGCAATCAGGGCCGAGATAAAGGCCTTTTTACTTGCCTCCCATCCGGGTGAAGATTTTGCAGACTGGGAAGGATTTGTAGACAGTATCTGGACCCAAACACTTTCCAGGCTGCTGCTAAAAATTCAAAACTATCATCATGGCGGAGCGGTGTTGATCTCAGAAGATAGTAGTGCCGTCGACATTAAATATGAGCTTAACTATAAAAGGTTGCTTCTTGCCATCATCGCTTACCTGAAGCAGACCATCAACAATTATGTTACGGAGCAAATGATCGACCAGCGGCTGGCTTCGGGCAAACAAACGGTAACCAGATCGCTCTATGAGCAGGAAACAATCGCCCTGCATGCAAAAACAGAAGTGGCAAACGAGATTAAGGGTTCGGTGAGTTTCATCGCCTCCCAGAGCTGCGTAGACGGTGTAGTGCTATTTGGACAGGACATGATAGCACGGGGTTTTGGTGGGGTAATCAGATCGAAAAAGATGCCAGGAAAGATCTATATATCCTCTACTGCCACCGCAACCCCTAAGTCATTGATCGCCATAGATCCGAAACATTTTGGTACCCGGCACCGCTCAATGATCGCTCATTGCTGGTTGCACACCGGCAGCCTGGGTATTGTTATTTCCCAGGATGGGGATATCCGTGTATTTTCCAGAATCGAGGACAGGCTGATCATGTGGGAAAACATCAAAACCCAGCAGTACCAAAAGAGTGGAAAGCTCAAGGCAACCAGAAACTGA
- a CDS encoding sigma-70 family RNA polymerase sigma factor, producing MVKHQFQNDPLHNRDVFDQIYKEYHQAVYANIFKLIKDASIAEDILQDVFFVLWENKAKLDPEQPVSAWLFVVSYNRSISYLRKKIKQNISYIASYDPFQTVAEEIFPDQYLIEAELSMLEEAINALSPQKQRVFRLCRFEGKSQKETAQLLGLSTESVKDYLKQSKYFIREYMLSKNPTGGIISVSVLVMLVHL from the coding sequence ATGGTAAAGCATCAATTTCAAAACGATCCGTTGCACAATAGGGATGTTTTCGATCAGATTTACAAGGAGTACCATCAGGCTGTATATGCCAATATTTTTAAACTGATCAAGGATGCTTCCATCGCCGAGGATATTCTTCAGGATGTATTTTTTGTACTTTGGGAAAATAAGGCTAAACTAGATCCCGAACAACCGGTATCTGCATGGTTATTTGTAGTGAGTTACAACAGATCAATATCTTACCTCAGAAAGAAAATTAAACAAAATATCAGCTATATAGCTAGTTATGATCCTTTTCAAACTGTTGCCGAAGAAATATTTCCTGATCAATACCTGATCGAGGCAGAACTTAGTATGCTTGAAGAGGCTATAAATGCACTCTCGCCCCAAAAACAAAGGGTATTTAGGTTATGCCGGTTTGAAGGGAAATCGCAAAAAGAAACTGCACAGCTACTGGGATTATCTACTGAATCGGTAAAAGACTACCTCAAACAATCCAAATACTTCATCAGGGAGTATATGCTATCCAAAAATCCAACCGGTGGAATAATCAGCGTATCGGTCCTGGTGATGTTAGTCCATCTGTAG
- a CDS encoding FecR family protein has protein sequence MNEINQLIDKLWSNEISLEEQHKLLESLKKDSDGLKSDLKTGYDRELSKGNKEITEKRFEHILARLHIRMDEQEVKHSAKIFPIYHWIKMVAALLVVALISTLYFNRNDAPQKKGLADNDVQIKKEILRQPYNSGKSEMIINLSDGSRVTLQPQSSLSYYEPFDSRSRNISMKGEATFKVAKDKHHPFIVSANGFTTTALGTEFTINTNKKDRLTVKLIEGKVVVKAGSESRMKMSDVYLIPGEQLSINTRLKLHSLINFKDPDKAVKQQQTLRVATKDALLFNETPLSEVFSSLSKRYDTDLVYEGVEETELQKLYFTGSIGAAEKLNTILPVICNMNGLTYKLTAKSITISKQK, from the coding sequence ATGAACGAAATAAATCAACTCATAGATAAATTATGGTCTAACGAGATCAGTTTAGAAGAGCAGCATAAACTCCTGGAATCTTTAAAAAAAGACTCAGATGGGTTAAAATCTGATTTAAAAACTGGCTATGACCGGGAGCTGTCAAAGGGTAATAAAGAAATTACCGAAAAGCGATTCGAGCATATTTTAGCCAGGCTCCATATCCGTATGGATGAGCAGGAGGTAAAACATAGTGCAAAAATATTCCCAATCTACCATTGGATAAAAATGGTTGCTGCTTTATTAGTTGTTGCTTTAATTTCAACACTATATTTCAATCGTAATGATGCCCCACAAAAGAAAGGATTGGCCGATAACGATGTACAGATAAAAAAAGAAATACTCAGGCAGCCATACAACTCTGGCAAAAGTGAGATGATTATAAATCTTTCTGATGGTTCACGCGTTACCCTGCAGCCTCAGAGTTCACTGAGTTATTATGAACCTTTTGATAGCAGAAGTAGAAATATCAGCATGAAGGGTGAGGCTACTTTCAAAGTTGCCAAAGATAAGCACCATCCTTTTATCGTAAGTGCAAATGGTTTTACCACAACTGCACTGGGTACTGAATTTACCATTAATACCAATAAAAAAGATCGGCTCACGGTAAAGCTGATAGAAGGGAAGGTAGTTGTTAAAGCTGGCTCAGAAAGCAGGATGAAAATGAGCGATGTTTATTTAATTCCCGGCGAGCAGTTATCCATTAATACCAGACTAAAGTTGCATAGCCTGATCAATTTTAAAGATCCGGATAAAGCAGTTAAGCAGCAACAAACACTAAGGGTAGCCACAAAGGATGCACTCTTGTTTAATGAAACGCCTTTAAGTGAGGTGTTTAGCAGCTTGTCGAAACGCTATGACACTGATCTTGTTTATGAGGGAGTTGAAGAGACCGAACTGCAGAAATTATACTTTACCGGTAGCATTGGTGCTGCCGAAAAATTGAATACAATACTGCCTGTTATCTGTAACATGAACGGGTTAACCTATAAACTTACCGCCAAAAGCATCACCATCAGCAAACAAAAATAA
- a CDS encoding TonB-dependent receptor, with translation MQTNKLKKTIRKFKCFAAFALLTMITHAVYAQQNTSVKGTVVDEKGATLPGVSVMMMDQTTKKQESTVTDLKGIFVFNNVKIGNRYDFSFNYVGYEKKTSPAFLINPGINNSILIRMETSSSGLNDVVVVGYGSQRKTRITGAISQVKSEELNKYAGSNFAQQLAGKAAGVVINDASAQPGTDPQIVIRGIGTLTAGVSPLVVVDGFPLSEGSSLNTVNPQDIETIDILKDPASAAIYGSRAANGVILITTKNGRSDKNTVSFDFYTGAQVRADKVDLVDGYQFAQLNTEARDWGYVSRNPTNRSITDDYATRVSKGANKRDLRLNYIQPYLNYQPGLTNTDWLDEIFRTAPISSYNVAVSGGNDRSKYYFSGNYFDQDGIVIETGLKRYSMSFKFDSKLSKSFDMGLSINPSYNRQKFFQNDASRSSDAIGAALIMYPFFPSRNNDGALAISQQITANTPEDGALGENPVAIMEKTKYNKNLFRTFGNAYLNFKPITGLTFKSLLGGDYSNSFIDFFTPSDVGEYRTAAPKPARTSETNGSVINYLWENTLTFEKTFGKHDINVLAGTTFQKESGNSTLVSGTGIPDNNIDNIAGASSFSVVPQRYIWTQLSYLARLQYAYGNKYLFSAAIRRDGSSRFGQDAKWGNFPSLTGGWIVSREDFFPKVNWIDLLKFRATYGKAGNNQIGNYSSYALANPLSYVSGSTLLPGFAAVNPANSTLSWETKTSYNFGMDLGLFKVLNLSANYYSMVTSDLLLQVPVPSQSGYDSALQNVGRASNKGLELELAGTNIKLGPLNWNFGANIATNKNKVLELGPGQNQIVTGTNSAFRTKVGGPIAELYGYNVTGVYKNQIQIDNSPHVAGTLLGDYIVQDVNSDGKITPDDRMGFGTYAPKITYGFNSSLAYKSFELNFSINGIWGRKIYDNGLVNMESGEGFSMADTYYYENRYHPVNNPNGFLAQPNTNYSANRLNTNASNIFFQKADYIRLRNVQLTYNLSSKLLSQLKVSRASVYVTGNNLLTVTNFRGFNPDATSDNVLTSGYSNSNYPVARSFVAGFNLTF, from the coding sequence ATGCAAACAAACAAACTTAAAAAGACAATCAGAAAATTCAAATGTTTTGCCGCATTTGCGCTACTGACCATGATTACCCATGCTGTTTATGCACAGCAGAATACTTCCGTTAAAGGAACCGTAGTTGATGAAAAAGGTGCTACGCTTCCCGGGGTATCGGTAATGATGATGGATCAGACAACTAAAAAACAAGAAAGTACCGTTACCGATTTAAAAGGAATATTTGTTTTTAACAATGTTAAAATAGGAAACAGGTACGATTTTTCTTTTAATTATGTCGGTTACGAAAAGAAGACATCACCGGCCTTTCTAATCAATCCAGGTATCAATAACTCTATCCTCATCCGAATGGAAACCAGTTCTTCAGGATTGAACGATGTGGTGGTGGTAGGTTATGGCAGCCAGCGTAAAACCAGGATTACCGGAGCAATTTCGCAGGTAAAATCAGAGGAATTGAATAAATATGCTGGCAGTAACTTCGCCCAGCAACTCGCCGGTAAAGCAGCTGGTGTGGTGATTAATGATGCTTCGGCGCAGCCAGGTACTGATCCACAGATCGTAATACGCGGCATCGGTACGCTTACGGCAGGCGTAAGTCCTTTGGTCGTGGTAGATGGTTTTCCGCTCTCTGAAGGAAGTTCGCTCAATACAGTGAATCCACAGGATATAGAAACAATTGATATTTTAAAGGATCCGGCATCAGCAGCCATTTATGGTTCAAGGGCTGCCAATGGGGTGATCCTGATTACCACTAAAAATGGCCGTTCAGATAAGAACACCGTTTCTTTCGACTTTTATACCGGTGCGCAGGTGCGTGCAGATAAAGTTGATCTTGTAGACGGCTATCAGTTCGCCCAGCTGAATACGGAAGCACGGGATTGGGGCTATGTGTCGAGAAACCCAACAAACAGAAGTATTACCGATGATTATGCCACCAGGGTTTCGAAAGGTGCGAATAAAAGAGATTTAAGGTTAAACTACATTCAGCCCTATTTAAATTACCAGCCAGGTTTAACCAATACCGATTGGCTGGATGAGATTTTTCGAACGGCCCCCATCAGCAGTTATAATGTTGCGGTTTCAGGCGGAAATGATAGATCTAAATATTATTTCTCGGGCAATTATTTTGATCAGGACGGGATCGTGATAGAAACCGGACTGAAACGTTACAGCATGTCGTTTAAGTTTGATTCTAAACTCTCTAAATCATTTGATATGGGTTTGAGCATTAACCCAAGTTACAACCGTCAGAAATTTTTCCAGAATGATGCGAGCAGGAGCAGCGATGCCATTGGTGCCGCACTGATCATGTATCCTTTTTTCCCTTCCAGAAACAACGATGGCGCTTTGGCCATAAGCCAGCAGATTACAGCGAATACACCGGAAGATGGTGCCCTTGGTGAAAATCCTGTTGCAATAATGGAAAAAACGAAATACAATAAAAACCTGTTCCGCACCTTTGGTAATGCCTACCTTAATTTTAAACCAATTACGGGGCTTACCTTTAAATCACTTTTAGGTGGAGATTACAGTAATAGTTTTATCGACTTTTTTACCCCATCTGATGTGGGCGAATACCGTACCGCAGCACCAAAACCAGCCCGGACGAGCGAAACAAATGGCTCAGTGATCAATTACCTTTGGGAGAACACCCTTACTTTTGAGAAGACCTTTGGAAAACACGATATCAATGTGCTGGCTGGAACCACTTTTCAGAAAGAATCTGGTAACAGTACGCTGGTTTCAGGTACCGGAATTCCTGATAATAATATTGACAACATCGCCGGTGCATCTTCATTTTCTGTGGTTCCGCAAAGGTACATCTGGACACAGCTTTCTTACCTGGCCAGATTACAGTATGCTTATGGAAACAAATACCTGTTTTCGGCAGCCATCAGGAGAGATGGATCTTCAAGGTTTGGTCAGGATGCCAAATGGGGTAATTTTCCATCGTTAACCGGTGGATGGATCGTAAGCAGGGAAGATTTTTTTCCAAAGGTAAACTGGATTGATTTATTAAAGTTTAGGGCTACTTACGGCAAGGCCGGAAATAATCAGATTGGTAACTATAGCTCTTATGCCCTTGCAAATCCGCTAAGTTATGTAAGCGGATCAACACTTCTTCCAGGCTTTGCTGCAGTTAATCCGGCAAACAGTACACTATCCTGGGAAACTAAAACCTCTTATAATTTTGGAATGGACTTAGGGCTTTTCAAGGTCTTGAACCTTTCTGCCAATTATTATTCGATGGTAACTTCAGATCTTTTATTGCAGGTTCCCGTGCCCTCGCAATCGGGTTACGATAGCGCATTGCAAAATGTAGGCAGGGCCAGCAATAAAGGCCTGGAACTCGAACTCGCTGGTACAAATATTAAACTTGGTCCCTTAAACTGGAATTTTGGTGCTAATATTGCCACCAATAAAAATAAGGTATTGGAGCTGGGGCCGGGACAGAACCAGATTGTTACTGGTACCAATAGCGCATTCAGAACCAAAGTGGGTGGCCCAATTGCCGAGCTTTATGGTTATAATGTAACCGGTGTGTACAAAAACCAAATTCAGATAGACAACAGTCCGCACGTTGCCGGAACCCTGCTGGGCGATTATATTGTGCAGGATGTAAACAGCGATGGAAAAATAACGCCCGATGACCGGATGGGTTTTGGTACCTATGCACCAAAAATTACTTATGGTTTCAACAGTAGTCTGGCTTATAAAAGCTTTGAACTGAATTTCTCCATCAACGGAATATGGGGAAGGAAAATTTATGATAATGGATTAGTCAATATGGAATCCGGAGAAGGTTTCTCGATGGCCGATACTTATTATTACGAGAACAGATACCATCCTGTTAACAACCCTAATGGTTTTTTGGCGCAACCCAATACCAATTACTCGGCCAACAGGCTAAATACCAATGCCTCGAATATTTTCTTCCAAAAGGCTGATTATATCCGTTTGCGTAATGTTCAGCTTACTTATAACCTGTCTTCAAAATTATTGTCTCAACTAAAAGTATCCAGGGCAAGTGTATATGTAACCGGAAATAACCTGCTCACCGTAACTAATTTTCGGGGATTTAATCCTGATGCCACCAGCGATAACGTATTGACCTCAGGCTATTCTAATTCCAACTATCCCGTGGCCAGGTCTTTTGTAGCAGGTTTCAATTTAACCTTTTAA
- a CDS encoding RagB/SusD family nutrient uptake outer membrane protein, with amino-acid sequence MKKIINKILVTGGIFCLLGLTSCTKELDQKPITSKSLTNFLTTETEVEEYVNAVYGTLQLNGLYGLYLPAIGEIPSDNTFDEVPANDSGMYGQLDQFTTVASNGMLSDLWKNSYQGIQRANTVLNRIDGIPYASAAVKQARKGEMHFIRALLYFNMVRIFGDVPLVTKETTNPNEFFGQGRTNKGLVYAQIISDLTNAIQELPASTTTPGKATKTAAQSLIGKVYLTLGKFAESKAVLADVVASGKHTLLAEPADIFSLSNKNNNEVIFAVQFASGINGNSEGSSAYQQFSPSGTISGAKGHNLPTKSFYQLYSASDKRKTAYVGLTSTGTPFSTKLKASATTPVDGGSNFVVLRYADVFLMLAEDENELGNWEVAKTYLNMIRKRAGLTDASQEGVVEVRAAIALERRLELIGEGHRWFDLLRTGTAISVMNAWFASQNITTRITDRDLLQPIPQDQIDTDPAIKQNP; translated from the coding sequence ATGAAAAAAATAATCAATAAAATACTTGTTACAGGAGGAATTTTCTGTCTTTTAGGGCTAACTTCCTGTACTAAAGAACTTGATCAAAAGCCTATTACCTCTAAATCACTCACTAATTTTCTCACTACAGAAACAGAAGTTGAAGAGTATGTGAACGCGGTTTACGGTACCTTACAATTAAACGGCTTATATGGCCTTTACCTGCCGGCCATCGGAGAAATTCCATCAGATAATACATTCGATGAGGTGCCTGCGAACGACAGCGGGATGTATGGCCAGCTCGATCAGTTTACCACCGTTGCCTCCAATGGCATGCTTTCAGATTTATGGAAGAATTCCTATCAGGGCATTCAGCGTGCCAATACCGTGCTGAACAGGATTGATGGTATCCCTTATGCCAGCGCTGCCGTAAAACAGGCAAGAAAAGGAGAGATGCACTTTATTCGTGCCCTGCTTTACTTTAATATGGTTAGGATATTTGGCGACGTACCGTTAGTGACCAAAGAAACCACTAATCCCAACGAATTTTTTGGGCAGGGACGGACAAATAAAGGTCTGGTATATGCACAGATCATTTCAGACCTGACCAATGCCATACAAGAATTGCCTGCAAGTACCACTACACCGGGAAAAGCTACTAAAACAGCTGCTCAATCTTTAATCGGGAAAGTCTATCTGACTTTGGGTAAATTTGCAGAGAGTAAAGCTGTACTTGCTGATGTAGTTGCCTCCGGGAAGCATACGTTACTCGCCGAACCTGCAGATATTTTTTCGTTGAGCAACAAAAACAACAATGAAGTTATTTTTGCCGTGCAGTTTGCATCTGGCATAAACGGAAATAGTGAAGGCAGTTCAGCTTACCAGCAGTTCAGCCCATCGGGTACCATCAGTGGCGCAAAAGGCCATAACTTACCAACCAAAAGTTTCTACCAGTTGTACAGTGCTTCAGATAAACGCAAAACAGCTTATGTTGGTCTAACCAGTACCGGAACTCCTTTCTCTACTAAACTGAAGGCTTCAGCAACAACGCCGGTAGACGGAGGCAGTAATTTTGTGGTATTGCGTTATGCAGATGTATTTTTAATGCTGGCTGAAGATGAAAATGAGTTGGGAAATTGGGAGGTGGCAAAGACATATCTTAATATGATCAGAAAGAGAGCGGGTCTGACAGATGCCTCACAGGAAGGTGTAGTCGAGGTAAGGGCTGCTATTGCCCTGGAGAGAAGATTGGAACTGATAGGGGAAGGCCATCGTTGGTTTGATCTGCTTAGAACAGGTACTGCCATTTCGGTAATGAACGCCTGGTTTGCTTCGCAAAATATAACCACCAGAATTACAGACCGCGATCTGCTGCAACCTATTCCGCAAGACCAGATTGATACAGATCCTGCAATTAAACAAAATCCATAA
- a CDS encoding glycerophosphodiester phosphodiesterase family protein, with protein sequence MKKIILHLVITFIAFSGFAQSVPEASLKEVLNPKSQRVLVTAHRGDWRNTPENSIQALKNCIAMGVDIMELDLKKTKDGHLVIMHDQTIDRTTTGKGNVSDYTLAEIKTFFLRSGSGHPTKHHLPTFIEILAIAKDKIIIDVDKGYDYYPQVIKELREQGMIGQAIVNVKGSTPLPQIEQEVGKIEEDITIMPIVDMKRADASEIIASYKPHQKTIIQANFSTDTLPVLKNMDSLRANYGLWINSLWPEQNGGHDDDLAVEENKKDESWGWLISRKANLIQTDRPKELIEYLRAKKLHH encoded by the coding sequence ATGAAAAAAATTATTCTGCACTTAGTTATAACATTTATTGCTTTTAGCGGGTTTGCACAATCAGTACCAGAAGCTAGCTTAAAAGAAGTACTTAACCCTAAAAGCCAAAGGGTATTGGTTACTGCCCATCGTGGCGACTGGCGCAATACGCCTGAAAATTCAATTCAGGCCCTTAAAAACTGTATTGCTATGGGAGTAGACATTATGGAACTGGATCTGAAGAAAACAAAGGATGGACATCTGGTGATCATGCACGATCAAACCATTGATAGAACCACAACAGGAAAAGGTAACGTGTCTGATTATACCCTGGCTGAAATAAAAACATTTTTCCTACGCTCAGGTTCAGGGCATCCAACCAAACACCATCTGCCAACCTTTATCGAAATACTGGCCATTGCGAAAGATAAGATCATTATTGACGTAGATAAGGGATATGATTATTACCCGCAGGTAATTAAGGAACTGCGCGAACAGGGAATGATCGGCCAGGCCATCGTGAATGTAAAAGGAAGTACACCATTACCCCAGATAGAACAGGAGGTAGGTAAAATTGAGGAAGACATTACCATTATGCCAATAGTGGATATGAAAAGAGCTGATGCTTCAGAAATTATTGCCAGTTATAAACCCCATCAAAAAACCATTATCCAGGCCAACTTCAGTACCGATACCTTACCGGTTTTAAAAAATATGGACAGCCTGAGAGCAAATTACGGTTTATGGATCAATAGTTTATGGCCAGAACAGAACGGTGGTCATGATGATGACCTGGCAGTTGAAGAAAACAAAAAGGATGAAAGCTGGGGCTGGTTGATTAGCCGTAAAGCAAACCTGATTCAGACGGACCGGCCAAAAGAACTTATTGAATATTTAAGAGCGAAAAAACTTCATCATTAG